From one Pseudopipra pipra isolate bDixPip1 chromosome 2, bDixPip1.hap1, whole genome shotgun sequence genomic stretch:
- the TMEM39A gene encoding transmembrane protein 39A isoform X1: MPGGRRGPSRQQLSRSALPSLQTLVGGSCGNGTGLRNRNGSAISLSAPPITALITPEPVRHCRIPELPLDGSLLFEFLFFIYLLVALFIQYINIYKTVWWYPYNHPASCTSLNFHLIDYHLAAFITVMLARRLVWALISEASQVGATSVVHYMVRLVLLTLCGWVLCWTLVNLFRSHSVLNLLFLGYPFGVYVPLCCFHQDSRAQPLPADCGYLVQDQVADDGASAVSSLVKDFFSLLWESLREQFNNPTSIPTHSCPLSPDLIRNEVECLKADFNRRIKEVLFNSLFSAYYVAFLPLCFVKSTQYYDMRWSCEHLIMVWINAFVMLTTQLLPPKYCDLLHRSAAHLGKWQKLEHGSYSNAPQHIWSENTIWPQGVLVRRSRCLYKAVGPYNVAVPSDVSHARFYASISSLA, translated from the exons ATGCCCGGTGGAAGGAGGGGACCCAGCCGGCAACAGCTAAGCCGTTCAGCTTTGCCTTCTCTCCAGACACTGGTTGGTGGGAGCTGCGGAAACGGTACTGGTTTGAGAAACAG GAATGGTAGTGCCATCAGCCTCTCTGCGCCTCCGATCACAGCGCTGATTACTCCAGAGCCTGTGCGTCACTGCCGGATCCCTGAACTGCCGTTGGATGGGAGCCTTCTCTTTGAATTCCTGTTCTTCATCTACCTACTGGTAGCCCTCTTCATTCAGTACATCAACATCTACAAGACTGTCTGGTGGTACCCATACAATCACCCTGCTTCCTGCACCTCACTG aATTTTCACCTCATTGACTACCACCTGGCGGCGTTCATCACAGTGATGCTGGCACGGAGGCTGGTGTGGGCCCTCATCTCTGAG GCCTCTCAGGTGGGTGCGACATCAGTGGTTCACTACATGGTGCGCCTGGTGCTGCTCACCCTCTGTGGATGGGTGCTCTGCTGGACTTTGGTCAACCTCTTCCGCAGCCATTCTGTGCTCAACCTTCTCTTCCTGGGCTACCC GTTTGGTGTCTatgtccctctgtgctgcttccaccaggacagcagagcacagcctcTACCTGCAGACTGTGGATACTTGGTACAGGACCAGGTGGCAGATGATGGGGCTTCAGCTGTCAGCAGCCTGGTCAAAGATTTCTTCTCGCTTCTGTGGGAATCCCTGAGAGAACAGTTCAATAATCCTACGTCTATCCCCACCCACAGCTGCCCCCTTTCCCCAGATCTCATCCGCAATGAGGTGGAGTGCCTAAAAGCAGACTTCAACCGCAGGATCAAGGAAGTTCTCTTCAACTCTCTCTTCAGTGCCTACTACGTGGCATTCCTGCCACTGTGTTTTGTGAAG AGCACCCAGTACTACGACATGCGCTGGTCCTGTGAGCACCTCATCATGGTGTGGATCAATGCCTTTGTCATGCTCACCactcagctgctgcctcccaaGTACTGTGACCTGCTCCACAGGTCAGCCGCCCACCTTGGAAAGTGGCAGAAACTAGAACACGGTTCCTACAGCAATGCTCCACAGCACAT ctggTCAGAAAACACAATATGGCCACAAGGAGTTCTGGTGCGACGGAGCCGATGCCTGTATAAAGCAGTTGGGCCTTACAACGTAGCAGTGCCTTCAGATGTGTCCCATGCCCGCTTTTATGCAAGTATCTCTTCTCTTGCTTGA
- the LOC135409209 gene encoding uncharacterized protein LOC135409209: MAPSLLLLLLPLLAAAAVYLCCVRRHTGSAGALLLRREPRRAGAPSPPRDIWAPRLSGAGLRLFVHVANTAFGQICLLPFLMRLNNFSLMRSLDIHEDPTFIPEVAAEVTGDKSEAKSTSDIIKQLIDARSDSARNGFSFKGIKDYLECYRSGKLTPSQVAKNIIAMLEDCDKSTPPLRAIVQWDREQIMLMAEASTTRYRNKCTLSYLDGIPVCLKEELKVVPYHHRAGTVYLGTEPETEDATVAKKLREAGAIIIGVSNMHELGTGTTGCNPNRYHKIPRNPYKPNHFTGGSSSGSAAAVAAGLCPVAIGTDGGGSVRIPASFCGVVGLKGTFGRISCHGSLPLSYSTVSIGPICTSVADAAIVYSILAEPDPLYPYGLKQPKATLSDMCAPDLKGLNLGVDWTFFKACDAEVLSICEKAVEHLQSLGANVVEVSLPEMEEARVAHVICILSEMRDFLQSDFNKHFQEMNLDTRANLALACQFTALDYITANRQRTRSMGFLREIFSTVNCILTPAVPCTAPRIYESDLLTGCSDMSFTVQSMRFMQLGNFTGIPGIVVPIGYSTAGLPINLQVMAKWWDEAVLLRIGLKLEQFRSQTKKPSIYYDILA; the protein is encoded by the exons ATGGCGCcgtcgctgctgctgctgctcctgccgcTGCTGGCGGCCGCCGCCGTGTACCTGTGCTGCGTGCGGCGGCACACGGGCAGCGCGGGGGCCCTGCTGCTCCGCCGGGAgccgcgccgggccggggcACCGAGCCCGCCCCGGGACATC TGGGCCCCGCGGCTGAGCGGCGCCGGGCTGCGCCTCTTCGTCCATGTGGCCAACACG GCTTTTGGACAGATCTGCTTATTGCCATTCTTAATGAG ACTGAACAACTTCTCGCTTATGCGTTCACTTGACATTCATGAAGATCCCACGTTTATCCCAGAGGTTGCTGCGGAGGTTACAGGAGACAAGTCTGAGGCTAAAAGCACTTCAGATATTATCAAGCAGCTGATAGATGCAAG GTCTGATTCTGCTAGGAATGGGTTTAGCTTCAAAGGGATCAAAGATTATCTGGAGTGCTACCG GAGTGGGAAGCTGACGCCATCTCAGGTAGCCAAGAACATCATTGCTATGCTGGAGGACTGCGACAAATCCACGCCCCCGCTCAGAGCAATAGTGCAGTGGGACCGGGAGCAAATAATGCTG ATGGCTGAGGCCTCCACTACTCGTTACAGGAATAAATGTACCCTGTCTtatctggatggcatcccagtGTGTCTGAAAGAAGAGCTCAAAGTG GTACCTTACCATCACCGAGCGGGAACAGTGTATCTTGGGACAGAGCCAGAAACAGAAGATGCTACTGTGGCCAAGAAGTTGCGAGAGGCTGGGGCTATCATTATTGGGGTCTCAAACATGCATGAACTAGGGACTGGAACAACTGGATGCAACCCTAATAG GTACCACAAGATCCCTAGGAATCCCTACAAGCCTAACCACTTCACAGGTGGGAGCTCCAGTGGatcagcagcagctgtggcagcag GTCTCTGCCCGGTGGCTATTGGCACAGATGGAGGAGGCTCTGTGAGGATTCCTGCTTCATTCTGTGGTGTGGTGGGGCTGAAAG GTACATTTGGGCGCATCAGTTGTCATGGCAGCTTGCCACTCTCCTACTCCACAGTCAGCATAG GCCCTATCTGTACGTCAGTGGCAGATGCAGCCATTGTTTACAGTATCCTTGCTGAGCCAGACCCACTCTATCCATATG GACTAAAACAGCCCAAAGCAACCCTATCTGATATGTGTGCTCCTGACCTGAAAGGCTTAAATCTGGGAGTGGACTGGACATTTTTTAAG GCATGTGATGCTGAAGTCCTGTCCATCTGCGAGAAAG CGGTGGAGCACCTGCAGAGTTTGGGAGCCAATGTGGTTGAAGTCTCTCTTCCAGAGATGGAGGAAGCTCGAGTAGCACATGTAATCTGCATTCTCAGTGAGATGAGAGACTTCCTGCAATCTGACTTCAATAAACATTTCCAGGAAATG aatttggACACTCGCGCTAACCTGGCCTTGGCTTGCCAGTTCACAGCTCTGGATTATATTACG GCAAACCGGCAGAGAACTCGGAGCATGGGATTTTTGCGAGAGATCTTCAGCACTGTGAACTGTATCCTCACACCAG CTGTTCCTTGCACTGCCCCAAGAATTTATGAATCTGACCTCTTGACTGGGTGCAGCGATATGTCCTTCACAGTCCAGTCCATGAG GTTCATGCAGCTTGGTAACTTCACTGGGATACCAGGCATTGTGGTCCCCATTGGATATTCTACTGCTGGGCTTCCTATCAACCTCCAG GTCATGGCAAAATGGTGGGATGAAGCTGTTCTTCTGAGGATTGGCCTAAAGCTAGAGCAGTTCCGTTCCCAGACCAAAAAACCATCCATTTATTATGACATCCTCGCATGA
- the TMEM39A gene encoding transmembrane protein 39A isoform X2: protein MYLGRLLDRCLGLGAQPAGGTGSGLVPGHARWKEGTQPATAKPFSFAFSPDTGWWELRKRYWFEKQASQVGATSVVHYMVRLVLLTLCGWVLCWTLVNLFRSHSVLNLLFLGYPFGVYVPLCCFHQDSRAQPLPADCGYLVQDQVADDGASAVSSLVKDFFSLLWESLREQFNNPTSIPTHSCPLSPDLIRNEVECLKADFNRRIKEVLFNSLFSAYYVAFLPLCFVKSTQYYDMRWSCEHLIMVWINAFVMLTTQLLPPKYCDLLHRSAAHLGKWQKLEHGSYSNAPQHIWSENTIWPQGVLVRRSRCLYKAVGPYNVAVPSDVSHARFYASISSLA from the exons ACTTGGGAAGGCTTTTGGATCGTTGTCTGGGTCTCGGGGCACAGCCTGCCGGAGGCACTGGAAGCGGACTGGTTCCTGGTCATGCCCGGTGGAAGGAGGGGACCCAGCCGGCAACAGCTAAGCCGTTCAGCTTTGCCTTCTCTCCAGACACTGGTTGGTGGGAGCTGCGGAAACGGTACTGGTTTGAGAAACAG GCCTCTCAGGTGGGTGCGACATCAGTGGTTCACTACATGGTGCGCCTGGTGCTGCTCACCCTCTGTGGATGGGTGCTCTGCTGGACTTTGGTCAACCTCTTCCGCAGCCATTCTGTGCTCAACCTTCTCTTCCTGGGCTACCC GTTTGGTGTCTatgtccctctgtgctgcttccaccaggacagcagagcacagcctcTACCTGCAGACTGTGGATACTTGGTACAGGACCAGGTGGCAGATGATGGGGCTTCAGCTGTCAGCAGCCTGGTCAAAGATTTCTTCTCGCTTCTGTGGGAATCCCTGAGAGAACAGTTCAATAATCCTACGTCTATCCCCACCCACAGCTGCCCCCTTTCCCCAGATCTCATCCGCAATGAGGTGGAGTGCCTAAAAGCAGACTTCAACCGCAGGATCAAGGAAGTTCTCTTCAACTCTCTCTTCAGTGCCTACTACGTGGCATTCCTGCCACTGTGTTTTGTGAAG AGCACCCAGTACTACGACATGCGCTGGTCCTGTGAGCACCTCATCATGGTGTGGATCAATGCCTTTGTCATGCTCACCactcagctgctgcctcccaaGTACTGTGACCTGCTCCACAGGTCAGCCGCCCACCTTGGAAAGTGGCAGAAACTAGAACACGGTTCCTACAGCAATGCTCCACAGCACAT ctggTCAGAAAACACAATATGGCCACAAGGAGTTCTGGTGCGACGGAGCCGATGCCTGTATAAAGCAGTTGGGCCTTACAACGTAGCAGTGCCTTCAGATGTGTCCCATGCCCGCTTTTATGCAAGTATCTCTTCTCTTGCTTGA
- the TMEM39A gene encoding transmembrane protein 39A isoform X3 has product MPGGRRGPSRQQLSRSALPSLQTLVGGSCGNGTGLRNRNGSAISLSAPPITALITPEPVRHCRIPELPLDGSLLFEFLFFIYLLVALFIQYINIYKTVWWYPYNHPASCTSLNFHLIDYHLAAFITVMLARRLVWALISEASQVGATSVVHYMVRLVLLTLCGWVLCWTLVNLFRSHSVLNLLFLGYPFGVYVPLCCFHQDSRAQPLPADCGYLVQDQVADDGASAVSSLVKDFFSLLWESLREQFNNPTSIPTHSCPLSPDLIRNEVECLKADFNRRIKEVLFNSLFSAYYVAFLPLCFVKSTQYYDMRWSCEHLIMVWINAFVMLTTQLLPPKYCDLLHRSAAHLGKWQKLEHGSYSNAPQHIWSENTIWPQGVLVRRSRCLYKAVGPYNVAVPSDVSHARFYFLFHRPLRLLNLLILIEGSVVCYQLYSLLRSEKWNHTLSMALILFCNYYVLFKLLRDRIVLGRAYSYPLNNYGLKAH; this is encoded by the exons ATGCCCGGTGGAAGGAGGGGACCCAGCCGGCAACAGCTAAGCCGTTCAGCTTTGCCTTCTCTCCAGACACTGGTTGGTGGGAGCTGCGGAAACGGTACTGGTTTGAGAAACAG GAATGGTAGTGCCATCAGCCTCTCTGCGCCTCCGATCACAGCGCTGATTACTCCAGAGCCTGTGCGTCACTGCCGGATCCCTGAACTGCCGTTGGATGGGAGCCTTCTCTTTGAATTCCTGTTCTTCATCTACCTACTGGTAGCCCTCTTCATTCAGTACATCAACATCTACAAGACTGTCTGGTGGTACCCATACAATCACCCTGCTTCCTGCACCTCACTG aATTTTCACCTCATTGACTACCACCTGGCGGCGTTCATCACAGTGATGCTGGCACGGAGGCTGGTGTGGGCCCTCATCTCTGAG GCCTCTCAGGTGGGTGCGACATCAGTGGTTCACTACATGGTGCGCCTGGTGCTGCTCACCCTCTGTGGATGGGTGCTCTGCTGGACTTTGGTCAACCTCTTCCGCAGCCATTCTGTGCTCAACCTTCTCTTCCTGGGCTACCC GTTTGGTGTCTatgtccctctgtgctgcttccaccaggacagcagagcacagcctcTACCTGCAGACTGTGGATACTTGGTACAGGACCAGGTGGCAGATGATGGGGCTTCAGCTGTCAGCAGCCTGGTCAAAGATTTCTTCTCGCTTCTGTGGGAATCCCTGAGAGAACAGTTCAATAATCCTACGTCTATCCCCACCCACAGCTGCCCCCTTTCCCCAGATCTCATCCGCAATGAGGTGGAGTGCCTAAAAGCAGACTTCAACCGCAGGATCAAGGAAGTTCTCTTCAACTCTCTCTTCAGTGCCTACTACGTGGCATTCCTGCCACTGTGTTTTGTGAAG AGCACCCAGTACTACGACATGCGCTGGTCCTGTGAGCACCTCATCATGGTGTGGATCAATGCCTTTGTCATGCTCACCactcagctgctgcctcccaaGTACTGTGACCTGCTCCACAGGTCAGCCGCCCACCTTGGAAAGTGGCAGAAACTAGAACACGGTTCCTACAGCAATGCTCCACAGCACAT ctggTCAGAAAACACAATATGGCCACAAGGAGTTCTGGTGCGACGGAGCCGATGCCTGTATAAAGCAGTTGGGCCTTACAACGTAGCAGTGCCTTCAGATGTGTCCCATGCCCGCTTTTAT TTCCTTTTCCACCGTCCATTACGGCTGCTCAACCTGCTGATCCTCATTGAAGGCAGTGTGGTTTGCTACCAGCTCTACTCCCTGCTGCGCTCAGAGAAGTGGAACCATACCCTCTCCATGGCCCTCATCCTTTTCTGCAATTATTATGTCTTATTTAAGCTCCTCCGGGACCGGATAGTATTAGGCAGGGCATACTCCTACCCACTTAATAACTATGGACTCAAGGCACACTAG